The genomic stretch GCGTCTCCGACAAGACGGCGTTCTTCAACATCGCCGGCACCGGCAAGCCCGGCAAGCTGATCGAGTTCGCCGAGACCGCCACCATCTTCAACAACCCCGCCGAAAAGTCCACCGAGGACTACGTCTCCGGCCGCTTCGGGTAGTCCCCGCTTGCCGGCCGGGATCACAGTTCGGACGGAATCGCAGCGCCGCAGGCGCGTGGCTACGCTGGGAATATGACTACTCTTCCGGCCGTCCACGGGGCCCATCTCGTCGGCTCCATCAACCAGCCCGCCGCCAAGGACACCTTCGCGATCGTGGCCGAGAACCTCGGCGTGCACGCCGCCCGCATCCCCGACGGTGAAGTCGGCGAACGCTTCCACTGGATCCTGTTCCAGGGCACCCGCTTCGCCGAGACGCCGGGCCTGAGCCGCGTGGCCGGGGAGCCGTTCATGATTGCCGGATTCGACCTGCGCAAGATCGTCCTGGACGGCACCGTGCCCGCCGCCGAGCTGGTGTTCGGCCCGCTGGGCTATGCGGAAGCCGCACTGGCCAGCTACCGGGACTTCACGGCCCTGCGCGACGCTGGTTCCATTGCCCCCGGCACCCGCTTCCAGGTGGCCATCCCGTCGCCGCTGGCACCGCTGGGCTCCTATGTGGCAGCCTCTGACCAGGCGGCCGTCTACCCGGCCTACGCCGCCGCCATGGAACGTGAAATCGCGGAGATTGCGGCGGGCATCCCGGCCGAAGACCTGGCCATCCAGATCGACCTGGCCGTGGAGTTCAGCCACATCGAGCAGGTCCCGGTGGCAGGCAACAAGCCCGACATCTGGTACGTCGACGGCGACAACCCCGCCACGGAGGCGATCATCGACGCCGCCACCACCCTGGCCGCCGACATTGCCGCCGCGGTCCCTGCCGACGTCCAGTTCGGCATCCACCTCTGCTACGGAGACGTCGCCGAGAAACACTTTGCCGAGCCTGCCGACGCCGGCCACCTCACCGAGGTTGCCAACGCCCTGTCCGCGAAGATCACCCGCCCCATCGCCTTCCTGCACCTGCCGGTTCCCATCGAGCGCGACGACGCAGCCTACTTTGCGCCGCTGGCAGGCCTTGCGCTGCACGCCGAAACTGAACTGTTCCTGGGCCTGGTGCACCACGAGGACGGCGTTGCGGGCGCAGCCAAGCGCATCGCCGCCGCACGTCCAGCCGTGGCGGAGGCAGGGTTCGGCCAGTTCGGCATCGCCACCGAGTGCGGATTCGGCCGCGGCCCGGCGGAACGCACAGCCCCGCTGCTGCGCCTGCACGCCGAGATCATCGCAGCCGCCAACTAGCCTTCGGGCCACCCAAAAACGGCGCGGAGGCAGTTGTTGTGCCAGGATGCCCGTCCACCGGCATCCGAACATGACAACTGCCTCCGCAGCCTGCTCGGGGTGTCAGGCGAGCGGCGAGAGGGCCAGGAAGAACACCATGCCGCCCAGCACACAGGCCACGGGAGTGGCCAGCCACGCGACGGCCACCCCGGCCAGCGCCCGGCCGTTGGTGGCCGAGAAGCGCTGGTTCTCGCCGGCCCCCACGGTCGCGGCAGTCACTGTATGCGTGGTGGACAGCGGCATGTGCAGGCCCAGGGCGCCAAAGAACAACAGCCCGGCTGCCACCAGTTGCGCAACGAATCCGCGCATGGGGTCGATCCGCACCAGCCGGTGCCCCAGCGTGTAGGAGATCCGCCAGCCGCCAAACAGCGTCCCCGCGGCGAGCAGCACCGCCGTGAAGATCGGCACCCACAGCGGCATTTCGCCGGCCCCGACGACCCCGGCAGCCAACAGCGCAAACAGGACAACCGCCGTCGTGCGCTGGCCGTCCTGCAGGCCGTGGCCAAAGGCGACAGCTGCACCAGCCACGGACTGCAGTTGCCGCACCCGCCGGTTGACCTGGTTCGGTGCCGTGTTCCGTGCCGCCCAGGAAGCGGGGTAGACGGCCGCGAACCCCAGCACAAACGCCACCACGGGCGATACCACCAGCGGCAGCAGCACCAGCGCAAACATGGTGGTGTTGATGCCCTGCAGCGGCGGATGGCCGATCACCGCCGACCCCAGGGACGCACCCACCAGTGAACTGATCAGCGCATGCGTGGACGAGGACGGGATGCCGCGCCACCACAGGTAAATGCCCCACAGGCATGCACTGACCAGCGCCGCCAGGAGCAGGATCAGCCCGTTCCGGCCCGGCGGGACCGTGAACAGCCGCTCGGCAAACGCAGCGGTCAGCACCACGCTCAGCAGTGCGCCCAGGCAGTTGAACAGGGCCGCGAGCAGCACCGCGACGGACGGCGTCAGGGCGCGGGTCCGGACGGAAAGTGCGACGGCGGCCGAGGCATCGCGGAAACCGTTCAGGAACGCGAAAATCGCCGCCGCGACGATCACGGCACCGAGCAGGAACGCGACCAAGCCTAGGATTCCTTAACGATGATGCTGCCAACCTGGGTGGCGATGGCGCGCATTTGGCGGCTGCCGGCCGCGAACTGGTCGGTCAGGGCCTTGTACTTGGCGAAGGTGGTGGGGCTGTGGGCGTCGAGGAGTTCGGCAACCACCACCCGGTGGGTGTGGTCGGCGCGCTTGGCCAGGCGCAGCACCTCAAGCCAGTAGTCCTCCAGGCTGTCCAGGTCGTTGAGGGACTTCATGGCCCCGATGGTGAGTTCACTTTGGCGGGAGAGGATTTCCAGCTGGTCGCTGACACGGTTGGGGTTGCGGTCCAGGGTGTACAGCTCGATGATTTCGCCGGCGCCGGAGAGGATTTCGCTGGTTTCGTTGAGCAGCTGCCCCAGGGCGTAGAGGTCTTCACGGGGCAGCGGGTTGACGAAGCTGGTGCGCATGCCGGTCAGCAGTGTGGCGAAGTCGGCGGTTGAGGCGGCCTCGTGCTGGCGCAGCGACTCGGCCAGTTCGCTAAAGTCATTGCGCCCGGCGCCGAGCATCTCGGCCAGGGTGTGGGTGCCGGCCAGGATCTGCTCGGACATGTGGGCCAGCGCCTGCAGTCCGGCGGTCTCCTGGGGGAAAAGTCGCAGCTTCACCATGCAGCCCTTACGTTGGCGGATCCCGTCAGGTTCCAGGACTTTCCGGGCAAAAAAGTGGTGTCGAACCGGGAGCGCCTCTCGGCACTGGGCCGCTCGTAGCGGCTATAAAATGGAGCCCGGGGGTTCCACGGTTCGACACCGCTTTCAGTCTTGTACGTCTTGCCCCAAGTGTCAACCGGGACCCGGTGGCTCAGTCCAGTTCGCCCTTGCGCCACGACTTCGCGGCGCCCTCCAAATCCTCGGCCGTACGCACCAGCTGGTGGGCTTTTTTGGTCAGCGCCGCCGAGTGCTCGGCGTGGGCAGCCTCACGTTCCGAAGCCAGGGTTGCCTGTCCCAGGGCAATGACCCGGCAGAAGGCGGCGGAGCGTTCCAGGGCAACGTCGAAGTCGCCGTCGAAGGCGCCGGACAGGATGGCGTTGGCCATGTCGGTGATCTCCTCTGCGCCCGGGGGCTCGGCCACGCCGGCAACGGCATTGGCCACCTGCGCCGTCTGCTGGCCGGCGCGGAAGAACACGCTGATGCCTTCGGGATCCTGCAAGGTTGCCGCCCGCAGCGCATAGAGCCGCCACAGGGCGCCGGGGAGCGAGCGAGCCGGGCTGGCGGCCCACATCTCCGCGATCGCCTCAAGGCCCTGCTTGTCGGCGAGCTTGACCAGGCGCTTCGTCACCTCGGGGTCGTTGCTTTCACGGCCTCCGCG from Arthrobacter stackebrandtii encodes the following:
- a CDS encoding inorganic phosphate transporter, with protein sequence MVAFLLGAVIVAAAIFAFLNGFRDASAAVALSVRTRALTPSVAVLLAALFNCLGALLSVVLTAAFAERLFTVPPGRNGLILLLAALVSACLWGIYLWWRGIPSSSTHALISSLVGASLGSAVIGHPPLQGINTTMFALVLLPLVVSPVVAFVLGFAAVYPASWAARNTAPNQVNRRVRQLQSVAGAAVAFGHGLQDGQRTTAVVLFALLAAGVVGAGEMPLWVPIFTAVLLAAGTLFGGWRISYTLGHRLVRIDPMRGFVAQLVAAGLLFFGALGLHMPLSTTHTVTAATVGAGENQRFSATNGRALAGVAVAWLATPVACVLGGMVFFLALSPLA
- a CDS encoding nuclease PIN, whose translation is MVKLRLFPQETAGLQALAHMSEQILAGTHTLAEMLGAGRNDFSELAESLRQHEAASTADFATLLTGMRTSFVNPLPREDLYALGQLLNETSEILSGAGEIIELYTLDRNPNRVSDQLEILSRQSELTIGAMKSLNDLDSLEDYWLEVLRLAKRADHTHRVVVAELLDAHSPTTFAKYKALTDQFAAGSRQMRAIATQVGSIIVKES